Sequence from the Gemmatimonadota bacterium genome:
CGGTTTCGCGGAGGTAGGGTTTTAAGGGTAAGAGGTCGGGTATCATAGATGCTCCTGCTATAGGGTAGTCTTGTGTCTGTCCGTCAAAGTGCAGATACGGGAATCGACATAGCAATTTCTGTGAGTGGTAAAAGTTGTTCTGATAAGCAGATTACGCCGCCCGGCCCAATGGGCAGGTTTAATTTTTTTAGTACGCGAAAATTCTGGATGTGGTTTTTGTGAGGGGAAGCGGTTTTTTTGATTTCCAGCGGATAGATTGTACCATCCCGCAAGATGAGGAGATCTATTTCTTTTCCGTCTCGATCCCGGTAGTAATAGAACGGGGGCATGTGACCGTTGTGCCGGTAGCTTTTCAACAGTTCACTCACGATCCACGATTCCAAAATGGGGCCGGACATTGCGCCAGCTTCCAGCGTTTCAGGACTGGACCATTCGGTGAGGTAGGCACATAGCCCGGTGTCGAGAAAATAGAGTTTGGGGCTTCTCACCAGTCGTTTGGTGAGGTTGGTATAATAGGGTTCCAGAAGATAGATGATTCCGGAAGCCTGTAAAATGGAGAGCCATGTTTTTGCCGTGTTTGGCGCGACATCCGCATCGCGCGCCAGGTCTGAAAAATTTAACATTTGTGCGGTTCGGGCAGCGGTAGCTCTGAGAAATCGGAGGAAGGATAGCTCATCGCCCACCCGGGCGAGGTCCCGAATATCGCGCTGGAGATAGGTTTGCAAGTATGAACTGTAAAATAGATTCCAATCCATCTGGTCATCCAGAGCAATGGCTGGAAAGTCGCCGCGCCATATTAGCCTGTAGAGTTCTTTCAGGCCGAGGGTATCTCCGGTCTGGAGTCTGTTGTGAACAGTGTCGGGGATCGGTAAGAATGGAGAAGCGTCACTCCCGATTCTCTCGCGTCTTGAAAGACCAAAAAGCTGCACGATACCCACTCGACCAGCTATAGATTCAGATACGCCTTTCATCAGATGAAATTGCTGCGATCCCGTAAGCCAGAACTGACCGGGGGATCGGTCTCGATCCACGGCGATTTTGATATGGGGCAATAGCTCTGGCGCGTATTGGATTTCGTCGATAAGCACGGGCGGCGGGTAACGCTGCATGAACAGGGCCGGGTCTTCTTTTGCCAGACTCTGGACAAGCGGATCGTCCAGGGTGATGTATGTTCGATCTGGTTCGCTTAAGTGCCGTAGAAATGTCGTCTTGCCAACCTGTCTGGCTCCAGAGAGCATGAGTACGGGAAATCGGGAAGATGCGACAAAGGATTCAAGTGTGCGGGAAATGTACATTTTGATATACCCAAAAAAACGGCTATTTTGCAGTGTGATTGCAAAATAGCCGAAATTTTAGGTGTTGTCAAGGGCTGTTGGGCATTTAAAAATGCCGATTAAGTTAAAATCATGGTGTACTTGCTCATCCAGGAAAATGTCGAGAAAAAGAGCTATCAGTGGTCAGGGATCAGCCAATCATACGCCGTAGAGCCGTCATCGCGGCGTGGTGTTGAGCCGCGATCCAGAAGGTTTTTTGTCATTTTAAAATATATCGTCGAGGTTCAAAGTGAATCCTTGCAATGTGGGCGAAGTCAATGTTTCCCCTTCGCCGTAGGTATTGACGACCTCGAATCCTCGCTCGCCAAGGCGCAGAATTGTTATATTTTTTTCGGTAAGATCTACCATCCAGTATTCGGTTATGCCGTGCTTGGCATACAAACTGCGCTTGAAGGTCTTATCGCGTGCGGCTGTGGAAGGAGACAGAATTTCGACGACGAGGTCCGGCGCGCCTTGAATATTTGCGGGAGTGATGATATCGGCGTGCTCATTAGAGACGAAGATTAGATCTGGCTGCACCACATCCGTGTTCGATAGCACCACATCGAAGGGCGCGTGATAGATCCGGCCCAGGCGATTCTCAACCGCGAACTGAACCAATTTCGTCCCTAACAGGATGGAAACACGTTGATGAAATTCTTCCGGTGAAGAGAGCGCAACTAAATCCCCATCCAAAAGTTCGTAACGCTTGTCGTCCGGCGTGTTCAGGTAGTCATCGTAAGTAAATTTAATGAGAGGATTTGGGATAGCCATTTTGAGGTAATCTGCCGAACTCTATTGGGTGGTATTGATAGTCATAACTCAATTGTTCGGCGGTAATAAAGTGCTGCGGAATTGCTATCCATTCCAGAGGGGCTTAGCCGAGGGTGTGTTTCCGGACTAAAAAATAAAACTCGGATCAAAGAGGCCACTTGCACGCTGAGGAGTCGAGTGTCTGGTTAATGAAGGCTTGACTAAAGGCGGTTCAACAATATGGCGTTTTATATGTTCTACTTCATTAAGATGACATTTTTTGTACTTTTTGCCACTTCCACAGGGACATAAGTCGTTTCTACTAAGATTACTCTTAGCTAAATTGAGCATTTCTTTTATGTACTCTATTTGTCCTTCGTCTCCATGAGAATATTCTCCCCAAAGTTCATTTCTGGCAGCAGTGATACCAAATTTTTCTGTGTAAGAGAGACGATAAAAAAAAGGGATTATCAAATTTATAATAAAATTGTTGACTCTGAGATTTCTCTCAGGCCCAGGTTTTATTCCCAGGCAACAAGCACCATCATCCGAATACATATGTAAGTCAATGATTTTGACTTTACATTTTTTTGCAATTTCAGGGTGTCTGCCTCCCATTTCATATACTTTTGGCCAACCATTAAAGTCTATGGAATCTAAATGAATCTCTATTTCGAATACATCTTGGATAAAGGTATTCCGTTCTTCATTGCCATTCCCTATTATTAGATGCCCAGACACTTGGTCATAGTAGGCGCAAAAGTCAAGCTCTCCCGCTATTTTTTGGGCTTTTGCTTCGAAGTGCAAGTTGGGAAAATGCGATTCTAACCATTGAATTTCTTTGTCATTTACCTTCATATTTACATTACTTTGCGTAAGGTTTTCTTGGGGTTAATACTGCTGCCACAGAAGCGGTATTTTCCTTGAGCTCTCCGAAATTCTCTCCAAATAACTCCCTCCATTTTTTGACACTGGTATTATGATCAGTGGCGTCAAAAGCTTCATTTACCTTATCGTTGTATATATTGAACATTTTTCTAAAGTGGCTGTATTTATCTTGATCCCAGTGCCTGGTAAAACTTTCGGACGGCAAAACGGGATTGCATATTTTGGGCATGAGTCTGTTACGCTGCAAGAAATTATTTATCCGATTTGAGATAGTCTTTAATGTATCGGGAATGCTTTTGAAGTTTTCACTGCCCTTTTCATAATCGTACACTTCATTACCAATAAGTGTGGTCAAGAGGATTGATTTTACCGAGAAGTTCCCCTTATGGTCTCTAAGATATTTCAACAGCCGCGTGACTCTCTTTAGATTTCCATTTGTGATTCTTGTCTTATCGTTGAACCAATCTCTATAACCAGTTCCATCGGTAATTTCGAACACATTCTCCTTATTATTGCAAATATATTGATCTGCCCCATATGTAATGCAGGGAACAATATCTAAGTGAAAATCTCCCACGTAATCTATATATACACATCTGGTTTTTCTATGCACTTTGTCCTTGTAGGTTTTGTTGTCTTTAAGACAATTGTAAAGTTCATTGATGTAATCTTTCGGTTCTTTGTCTGGATCGTATTTTACGAATAGTAAAATGTCAGCATCATATTCACGGTTATTGATCGGTTTGATAATTGTGCGCAAGGCATACGACCCCTGCCGCTCGATCTTTTTGTATGAGTCTAGGTTGTTGCGCAGGAACTCATTTACAGCCGATACACTATCATTTAATCTTTTAAGCCGTGTTTCGTTGAGATTTACCTCGTTATCGAGAAAATCTTTAAAATATTCTACATGCCTCATTTTTGTACTCCTTCTAAATTTTGAAGATGAATAATGAATACCTGGTAATCATTATCCCTACTTCGTTAAAGTGCGAGAAACTCTTTAATTTTATGACCTTCGTGTGTAAAATCCTGATCAGCTTCTCTTGTCCAGTCAGGCAATTTACGTGGATCATCCATCGGAAGAGGTTTGTCCGATGCGAAATTGATACGCAGCAGTTGATCTGGATCTCTATTATCTTTTGTCTGAAAAAGCAGATTTAACATATTGTGCGAACTTTCGGCTTGAAGATTGAGGATCAAATTAATAAATTTCTGTCGTCCCCAACGGGTTGCTATTCCCCAGCCGCAAAATGTCTTGCAAAACCACCCTGTGGTGCTCCCATAGCAGGTTTTACTCTTCCCCGTACCAATTGAAAGGATTCTGAGATCGCATAGATCAACGCCGAGACGACGTTTCGCGTCAATTGCAGCAACAAAAGCAGGATTGTTTGCCCACAAGCCACCATCAGTCAAGGGATAAGGACCTACAACATAGGGATCGAAATATGTAGGTGCTGAACAAGAAGCCATAACGGCGTCGGCTACACGCACTTTGGGGTCTCGATGGAACTCAGGGTCATACGCCGATTTAAAAACATGAACACGCCCGTCACCAATATCAACTGACGGAATAATTAGAGGCACGGAAATGTCTTTCAATTGCGTATTTCCGAATATATTCTGAAGACAAATTTTCAGATTCTTTCTGCTATAACTACTGGCAAAGAGACTTGTAAAACCTAATAAATCAAATTTGGCAAACCATCGCTTTTTGAAAATTGATTGGCCCTCTTCAGCATAGAGATCGTATAGCGAACTTGCTGACTGTCCATGAGCCAGTCCTGCAGCTATGATGGCGCCTGTGCTTGTGCCAGCAAACAAATTGAACTGGGCCTGCCAATCAATGTTCCATTCCTCCTCCATATACTTGAGAAGATAGGCTGAGTACGCGCCTCTGAAACCGCCCCCATCAAGAGAGAGGATGTAGAATTTATTACTCAAAATCCAAGTTCCTTTAGCAGGTATTGCCGCATATTTTCTCCACGAGATAAAACAAAACTATAGAAAACCTTCTATATTGTCAATAATAAAATCTTTATATGCTTTTTATTGCAAACTTTTATCAAAAACATCCTCCTTTTGCTTTTTATTGCTTGACATTATAAATTGATCTTATAAATTGTTATTATGCGACGACGACCAGAATCGGAGAGGATATACGAACTTGTAGGCCGAAAAGTGGAACGAAAGCGACGCGAAGCAAGGCTCACACAAACCCAACTCGCGCAGCGTTGTGGCCTTGCACGAGGCTCCATTGCCAACATTGAGAGTGGGAATCAGCGTCCAACGCTCCACACTCTTTGGTCAATTGCCGATGCGCTTAATATTGACCTACCTGCGCTTGTGCCCTCCCGAGAAGAGTTCTTAAGGAGCAAGGCAAGCACCGCACAACTCACAATCACAGGCCGGCTGGAGAAGGCGGCGGGAGAGAGCCGAGAACAAGTCGTCTCTTATATTACCAGTCGTCGAAAGGAATTTGGGGCCAATGTGGATAATAGAGAGTGAAGCCGATCAGCTACTCATAGAAGCGAGGATACACGCTCCTCCAGTTTCCGTGAAGCAAGTCGCTAATTCCTTGGGCATAAAGATCGAATTGGCAGATCTTGGAGAAGATTGTTCGGGGGTGCTCGTTCGCAACGGAGACCGCGCCGTCATTGGCGTTAATAAAAAACACCACCCCAACCGACAGCGTTTTAGCATCGCGCATGAGATCGGTCATTTTATGCTTCACGAAGGCGATACTTATATTGACAAAGGGTATCGCGTACAATTCCGCGATCTCGAATCGGGTTCCGGCACCAAAGGGGAAGAGATGGATGCCAATGCGTTTGCGGCTGCTCTCCTCATGCCTGCTGAATGGGTCAAAGACGCCTTCTATCAGCAACCCTTTGATCTAACCGAAGACTATGTTCTAGAAATGCTCGCGGAGAAGTTCAAAGTGAGCACTCAGGCGATGAGTTACCGTCTCATGAGGTTGCGGCTGCTCTGACTTGACCATCCTGCTTGTGTCAGTATGCCGATCTGCCTTCGGTACAGGCAGATAGAACAACTTGTCGGCAGGACATCCGTGCATATTATCACCCGAAAACGCTTGAACGAGTTTGCCCAGAGACATCCCAATACCAAAGTATCACTCGAACATTGGTATAGATTAATGAAGCGAGGCTATTTTCGTTCGTTTGTCGAGTTGCACACGGCGTTTCCCCATGCTGATCAGGTAAAAAATTTAACCGTTTTCAACATTGGTGGTAACAAAGCACGTCTTATCGCAGCAATACATTACAACCGACAGAAAATCTATATCCGTGCGGTTTTGACGCAT
This genomic interval carries:
- a CDS encoding ImmA/IrrE family metallo-endopeptidase — translated: MWIIESEADQLLIEARIHAPPVSVKQVANSLGIKIELADLGEDCSGVLVRNGDRAVIGVNKKHHPNRQRFSIAHEIGHFMLHEGDTYIDKGYRVQFRDLESGSGTKGEEMDANAFAAALLMPAEWVKDAFYQQPFDLTEDYVLEMLAEKFKVSTQAMSYRLMRLRLL
- a CDS encoding ATP-binding protein; this encodes MYISRTLESFVASSRFPVLMLSGARQVGKTTFLRHLSEPDRTYITLDDPLVQSLAKEDPALFMQRYPPPVLIDEIQYAPELLPHIKIAVDRDRSPGQFWLTGSQQFHLMKGVSESIAGRVGIVQLFGLSRRERIGSDASPFLPIPDTVHNRLQTGDTLGLKELYRLIWRGDFPAIALDDQMDWNLFYSSYLQTYLQRDIRDLARVGDELSFLRFLRATAARTAQMLNFSDLARDADVAPNTAKTWLSILQASGIIYLLEPYYTNLTKRLVRSPKLYFLDTGLCAYLTEWSSPETLEAGAMSGPILESWIVSELLKSYRHNGHMPPFYYYRDRDGKEIDLLILRDGTIYPLEIKKTASPHKNHIQNFRVLKKLNLPIGPGGVICLSEQLLPLTEIAMSIPVSAL
- a CDS encoding type II toxin-antitoxin system HigB family toxin, with product MHIITRKRLNEFAQRHPNTKVSLEHWYRLMKRGYFRSFVELHTAFPHADQVKNLTVFNIGGNKARLIAAIHYNRQKIYIRAVLTHDEYDKGKWKE
- a CDS encoding CBASS cGAMP-activated phospholipase, whose translation is MSNKFYILSLDGGGFRGAYSAYLLKYMEEEWNIDWQAQFNLFAGTSTGAIIAAGLAHGQSASSLYDLYAEEGQSIFKKRWFAKFDLLGFTSLFASSYSRKNLKICLQNIFGNTQLKDISVPLIIPSVDIGDGRVHVFKSAYDPEFHRDPKVRVADAVMASCSAPTYFDPYVVGPYPLTDGGLWANNPAFVAAIDAKRRLGVDLCDLRILSIGTGKSKTCYGSTTGWFCKTFCGWGIATRWGRQKFINLILNLQAESSHNMLNLLFQTKDNRDPDQLLRINFASDKPLPMDDPRKLPDWTREADQDFTHEGHKIKEFLAL
- a CDS encoding Uma2 family endonuclease, which gives rise to MAIPNPLIKFTYDDYLNTPDDKRYELLDGDLVALSSPEEFHQRVSILLGTKLVQFAVENRLGRIYHAPFDVVLSNTDVVQPDLIFVSNEHADIITPANIQGAPDLVVEILSPSTAARDKTFKRSLYAKHGITEYWMVDLTEKNITILRLGERGFEVVNTYGEGETLTSPTLQGFTLNLDDIF
- a CDS encoding helix-turn-helix transcriptional regulator; amino-acid sequence: MERKRREARLTQTQLAQRCGLARGSIANIESGNQRPTLHTLWSIADALNIDLPALVPSREEFLRSKASTAQLTITGRLEKAAGESREQVVSYITSRRKEFGANVDNRE
- a CDS encoding SEC-C domain-containing protein, which codes for MKVNDKEIQWLESHFPNLHFEAKAQKIAGELDFCAYYDQVSGHLIIGNGNEERNTFIQDVFEIEIHLDSIDFNGWPKVYEMGGRHPEIAKKCKVKIIDLHMYSDDGACCLGIKPGPERNLRVNNFIINLIIPFFYRLSYTEKFGITAARNELWGEYSHGDEGQIEYIKEMLNLAKSNLSRNDLCPCGSGKKYKKCHLNEVEHIKRHIVEPPLVKPSLTRHSTPQRASGLFDPSFIF